A portion of the Osmia lignaria lignaria isolate PbOS001 chromosome 15, iyOsmLign1, whole genome shotgun sequence genome contains these proteins:
- the LOC117600359 gene encoding jmjC domain-containing histone demethylation protein 1 isoform X2 has product MDVNTQKNEDMTMKEWQKYYEDPNKERLLNVISLEFSHTKLENYVQSPALVRQVDWVDVVWPRHLKEAQVESTNLLEDMMYPKVQKYCLMSVKGCYTDFHVDFGGTSVWYHILRGGKIFWLIPPTEKNLSLYQEWVLSGKQSDVFFGDMVDRCGRISLTAGMTLFIPTGWIHAVYTPQDSLVFGGNFLHSFGIEKQLKVAQVEEHTKVPQKFRYPFFTEMLWYVLERYVHVLLGRSHLDITESQRQHSVPQHHQHLHLTPFELHGLKAIVMYLHSLPSTKKNVPELIHDPVALIHDVRCLVEQHRHDNPDAAVTGNPVLPPPPPLTIAERERLRVTKKSFAKIQRHHSQEKSERAFPRRRRTRCKKCEACTRTDCGECMYCQDMVKFGGSGRAKQTCLMRQCLRPMLPVTAACKVCRLDGWGQPPAPLMGKPTPTAPSSLVECSICFDIVHPECIGLDPQTITVSDDLPNSWECPECCESGRNLDCRPRQPKARARKLSVSSAASSAPTTDSERATTPSKRSRPDPSDAWNDREPAEGEQRTALRTQLAVQLTGSSSKSLKRPHVVVRPVPLLPVQRPGPDFNGQSLAYDKTALLAIFRFLNAKDLANCALVCRTWARYSIDPSLWRKLDMSHSHLTALHLTGIIRRQPENLSLDWTNVTKRQLAWLLSRLPQLRTLSVQGCTWAGVCALRTCTCPPLITLDLGHVSGLNDSSLREVLSPPTDSRPGLIDKTSRLKHLKNLSLAGCDITDVALRYIVQHLPYLETLDLSSCGRVTDAGVAQLATPSAQAVTNLSSLNLANCRLLTETTLDHLARCKVLKRLDLRHTTQVSTQSVIKFAAKSIHNLHVTDVKLVEEKKFKVEVT; this is encoded by the exons ATGGATGTTAACACACAAAAGAACGAAGATATGACAATGAAAGAATGGCAGAAGTATTATGAAGATCCTAATAAAGAGagattattaaatgtaatttctTTAGAATTCAGCCATACCAAGCTAGAAAACTATGTACAATCACCTGCATTGGTACGGCAGGTTGATTGGGTGGATGTTGTATGGCCAAGGCATCTGAAAGAAGCACAGGTAGAATCTACAAATCTTTTGGAAGATATGATGTATCCAAAAGTACAAAAGTACTGTCTGATGTCTGTGAAAGGTTGTTATACAGACTTCCATGTTGACTTTGGTGGAACTAGCGTTTGGTACCATATCTTAAGaggtggaaaaatattttggCTTATTCCTCCAACTGAAAAAAATTTATCTCTTTATCAAGAATGGGTACTAAGCGGTAAACAGTCCGATGTCTTTTTTGGAGATATGGTAGACAGATGTGGTAGAATAAGTTTAACAGCTGGCATGACATTGTTTATCCCAACTGGTTGGATTCATGCTGTGTATACCCCTCAAGATTCTTTAGTATTTGGTGGAAATTTTTTACATAGTTTTGGTATTGAAAAACAGTTGAAAGTTGCACAAGTTGAGGAACATACGAAAGTTCCACAAAAATTCAGATacccatttttcactgaaatgtTATG GTATGTTTTGGAGAGGTACGTTCACGTACTCCTCGGCAGGAGTCACTTAGATATTACCGAATCACAACGTCAACATTCAGTTCCACAACATCATCAGCATCTGCATCTAACACCCTTCGAATTACATGGTTTAAAAGCAATAGTTATGTATTTACACTCATTACCTTCTACTAAGAAGAATGTGCCTGAGCTGATCCACGATCCCGTTGCCTTAATTCACGATGTTCGATGTTTGGTAGAGCAACATAGACACGATAATCCAGACGCGGCTGTAACAGGAAATCCTGTTTTACCACCTCCACCTCCGTTAACAATTGCCGAAAGG GAACGTCTGAGGGTAACCAAAAAAAGTTTTGCAAAGATACAAAGGCATCACTCGCAAGAAAAGTCTGAAAGAGCTTTCCCACGACGAAGGCGTACTAGGTGTAAAAAGTGTGAAGCATGTACAAGGACTGATTGTGGGGAATGCATGTATTGTCAGGATATGGTGAAATTCGGTGGAAGCGGTCGTGCGAAACAAACATGCTTAATGAGACAATGTTTGAGGCCCATGCTTCCAGTTACAGCTGCTTGTAAAGTTTGCCGATTAGACGGCTGGGGGCAACCACCTGCACCACTAATGG GGAAACCAACACCAACAGCTCCATCGAGTTTAGTAGAATGTTCAATATGTTTTGACATTGTACATCCCGAATGCATAGGATTGGATCCTCAAACTATAACCGTTAGCGATGATTTACCAAACAGCTGGGAATGTCCCGAGTGTTGTGAAAGCGGTCGAAATTTAGACTGTAGGCCACGTCAACCTAAGGCTCGTGCTCGAAAACTTTCCGTATCTAGCGCAGCTTCATCAGCACCTACAACAGATTCTGAAAGGGCAACTACACCAAGTAAACGTTCAAGACCCGATCCCAGCGAT GCATGGAATGACAGAGAACCGGCTGAGGGTGAACAGCGAACAGCTTTGCGTACACAATTAGCTGTACAATTAACTGGTTCAAGTAGTAAGTCATTGAAGAGGCCCCACGTGGTGGTTAGGCCTGTTCCACTTCTGCCTGTTCAAAGACCAGGGCCTGATTTTAATGGACAATCTTTAGCATATGACAAGACAGCATTACTTGctatttttagatttttaaatGCAAAGGACCTGGCGAATTGTGCCTTGGTTTGCCGTACATGGGCCAGATATAGTATAGATCCTAGTTTGTGGAGAAAATTGGATATGTCTCATTCTCATCTAACAGCTTTGCATTTAACTGGTATTATACGCCGCCAACCGGAAAATCTGTCTCTTGACTGGACAAATGTAACTAAAAGACAATTAGCCTGGCTGTTAAGTAGATTACCACAGCTCAGAACATTATCTGTACAAGGTTGTACGTGGGCTGGAGTCTGTGCTTTGAGAACTTGCACTTGTCCGCCGCTTATCACGTTAGACCTCGGTCATGTATCTGGACTAAATGATTCGAGTTTAAGAGAGGTCCTTAGTCCACCTACAGATTCGAGACCTGGTCTAATCGATAAAACTTCAAGATTAAAACATCTTAAAAATTTATCTTTGGCTGGATGTGATATAACTGATGTAGCTTTAAGGTATATAGTTCAACATTTACCTTATCTGGAGACGTTAGATCTCTCTTCTTGCGGCAGAGTTACTGACGCTGGTGTAGCTCAATTAGCAACTCCATCAGCGCAGGCAGTAACGAATTTATCATCACTGAATCTGGCAAATTGTAGATTACTTACAGAAACAACATTAGATCATTTGGCAAGGTGTAAAGTGCTTAAACGTTTGGATCTCAGACACACAACTCAAGTTTCCACTCAGTCTGTAATTAAGTTTGCTGCCAAAAGTATTCACAATTTGCATGTAACGGATGTTAAACTAGTGGAAGAAAAGAAGTTCAAAGTTGAAGTTACGTGA
- the Slh gene encoding sec1 family domain containing Slh, with product MMSLRDRQINALKQMLNLNQPEQKLEESVPVWKVLIYDRLGQDIISPLISVKELRELGITLHMQLHSDRDSIPEVPAIYFCAPTDENLGRIGQDLQNGLYDIYHLNFISPISRQKMEDLAAAALLGGVVSNIHKVFDQYLNFISLEDDLFILRHQNSDVISYHAINRGEVKDTEMESVMDIIVDCLFSVFVTLGTVPIIRCPRGNAAEMVAKMIDKKLRENVWDTRNNLFESETSGHYSFQRPLLIILDRNIDMATLLHHTWTYQALAHDVLEMALNRLVVEENVGRSPAGGTRSKTRAYELDNKDRFWCQHKGSPFPRVAEAIQEELEQYRTFEEDVKKLKSSMGIDNESEVALSMVSNNTARLTNAVNSLPQLLEMKRLIDMHTSIATGILNFIKSRRLDTFFELEEKIMCKQTLDRSVLETISDPDCGTPEDKLRLAIIYYLYTNMSDSEYNKLEAALSAAGCDLNPLVYIKRLRSYTRIAEIQHSYEGGGTKTVSMFSKLMNQGSSFVMEGVKNLVVKKHNLPVTKIVDELMESRQSSQTDDYCYLDPKQLKHTEQMPKNRPTFQDVIVFIVGGGNYIEYQNLVDYVKQKSGAGFNKRITYGSTTFINAKQLLKQLSVLGQEVHS from the coding sequence ATGATGAGTTTACGTGACAGGCAGATAAATGCCTTAAAACAGATGTTAAATTTAAATCAACCCGAGCAAAAATTGGAAGAATCGGTACCAGTATGGAAAGTTTTAATTTACGATCGACTTGGACAAGATATTATTTCACCATTAATATCTGTAAAAGAACTTAGAGAACTTGGCATTACCCTCCACATGCAATTGCACTCTGACAGAGATTCTATTCCTGAGGTACCAGCAATTTACTTTTGTGCACCAACAGATGAAAATCTTGGTAGGATCGGACAGGATTTACAGAATGGTTTATATGATATTTATCATTTAAACTTTATCTCACCGATATCTCGACAAAAAATGGAAGATTTAGCAGCTGCAGCCTTACTTGGAGGTGTTGTATCAAATATTCACAAAGTATTTgatcaatatttaaatttcatctctTTAGAAgatgatttatttattcttagacATCAAAATAGCGATGTTATATCTTATCATGCAATTAACAGAGGTGAAGTAAAAGACACTGAAATGGAATCTGTAATGGATATTATTGTTGATTGTTTGTTTTCTGTATTTGTCACATTGGGAACTGTTCCAATCATAAGATGTCCAAGAGGAAATGCGGCTGAAATGGTTGCCAAAATGATAGACAAAAAATTAAGAGAAAATGTTTGGGACacaagaaataatttatttgaaagtgAAACAAGTGGCCATTATAGTTTTCAGAGACCACTTCTTATAATATTAGATCGTAATATAGATATGGCCACACTATTACATCATACATGGACATATCAAGCATTAGCACACGATGTATTGGAAATGGCCTTAAATAGGTTGGTTGTTGAGGAAAATGTAGGAAGATCTCCTGCAGGTGGAACACGATCAAAGACCAGAGCTTATGAGCTGGACAATAAAGATAGATTTTGGTGCCAACACAAGGGCAGTCCATTCCCTAGAGTAGCTGAGGCTATACAAGAAGAACTAGAACAATATCGTACTTTTGAAGAGGATGTTAAAAAACTTAAATCTTCTATGGGTATTGATAATGAGAGCGAAGTAGCATTGTCAATGGTTTCCAATAATACAGCACGTTTGACAAATGCGGTAAATTCTTTACCGCAACTTTTAGAAATGAAGAGATTGATAGATATGCATACATCAATTGCAACaggtattttaaatttcataaaatctcGTAGATTGGATACATTTTTtgaattagaagaaaaaataatgtgCAAGCAAACATTAGATAGAAGTGTATTGGAAACAATAAGCGATCCAGATTGTGGTACTCCAGAGGACAAGTTGCGTCTTGCTATTATATATTATCTTTATACCAATATGTCGGATAGCGAGTATAATAAACTTGAGGCAGCATTGTCTGCTGCTGGTTGTGATTTAAATCCTTTAGTATACATCAAAAGATTGAGAAGTTATACTAGAATAGCAGAAATTCAACACAGTTATGAAGGTGGTGGAACTAAGACAGTTAGTATGTTTTCAAAACTTATGAATCAAGGATCTTCTTTTGTGATGGAAGGAGTAAAAAATTTAGTTGTTAAAAAGCATAATTTACCAGTCACAAAAATAGTTGATGAATTAATGGAATCAAGACAATCGTCTCAAACGGACGATTACTGTTATTTAGATCCAAAGCAGCTGAAGCATACCGAACAAATGCCAAAGAATCGACCAACATTCCAAGATGTAATTGTTTTTATTGTTGGTGGTGGAAATTACATAGAATATCAAAATCTAGTGGACTATGTAAAACAGAAAAGTGGGGCTGGGTTTAATAAACGAATCACATATGGTTCAACAACATTTATTAATGCAAAACAATTACTTAAGCAACTTTCGGTTTTGGGACAGGAGGTTCATTCGTAA
- the LOC117600359 gene encoding jmjC domain-containing histone demethylation protein 1 isoform X1, with amino-acid sequence MADDSTSLPKRRQLRERTRKLYTDDWTIGDEEIEGRRTFQLDEKIECERYNLNNFSGLFREMNGSDLNLSFLQKHGLSIPLLFRDKSGLGLRVPSSNFSVNDVRTCVGSKRVLDVMDVNTQKNEDMTMKEWQKYYEDPNKERLLNVISLEFSHTKLENYVQSPALVRQVDWVDVVWPRHLKEAQVESTNLLEDMMYPKVQKYCLMSVKGCYTDFHVDFGGTSVWYHILRGGKIFWLIPPTEKNLSLYQEWVLSGKQSDVFFGDMVDRCGRISLTAGMTLFIPTGWIHAVYTPQDSLVFGGNFLHSFGIEKQLKVAQVEEHTKVPQKFRYPFFTEMLWYVLERYVHVLLGRSHLDITESQRQHSVPQHHQHLHLTPFELHGLKAIVMYLHSLPSTKKNVPELIHDPVALIHDVRCLVEQHRHDNPDAAVTGNPVLPPPPPLTIAERERLRVTKKSFAKIQRHHSQEKSERAFPRRRRTRCKKCEACTRTDCGECMYCQDMVKFGGSGRAKQTCLMRQCLRPMLPVTAACKVCRLDGWGQPPAPLMGKPTPTAPSSLVECSICFDIVHPECIGLDPQTITVSDDLPNSWECPECCESGRNLDCRPRQPKARARKLSVSSAASSAPTTDSERATTPSKRSRPDPSDAWNDREPAEGEQRTALRTQLAVQLTGSSSKSLKRPHVVVRPVPLLPVQRPGPDFNGQSLAYDKTALLAIFRFLNAKDLANCALVCRTWARYSIDPSLWRKLDMSHSHLTALHLTGIIRRQPENLSLDWTNVTKRQLAWLLSRLPQLRTLSVQGCTWAGVCALRTCTCPPLITLDLGHVSGLNDSSLREVLSPPTDSRPGLIDKTSRLKHLKNLSLAGCDITDVALRYIVQHLPYLETLDLSSCGRVTDAGVAQLATPSAQAVTNLSSLNLANCRLLTETTLDHLARCKVLKRLDLRHTTQVSTQSVIKFAAKSIHNLHVTDVKLVEEKKFKVEVT; translated from the exons ATGGCCGATGACTCTACTTCTCTGCCAAAAAGGCGTCAATTG CGGGAAAGAACTAGAAAGTTATATACAGATGACTGGACCATAGGCGACGAGGAAATCGAGGGTCGTAGGACTTTCCAACTCGATGAAAAAATTGAGTGTGAAAGATACAACCTGAATAATTTCAGTGGATTATTCCGTGAAATGAATGGTTCTGACTTAAACTTATCGTTTCTCCAAAAGCATGGACTCAGTATACCGCTGCTCTTCAGAGATAAATCTGGATTGGGATTAAGAGTTCCCAGTTCAAATTTTTCAGTTAATGATGTGAGAACATGTGTTG GTTCCAAAAGAGTATTAGATGTAATGGATGTTAACACACAAAAGAACGAAGATATGACAATGAAAGAATGGCAGAAGTATTATGAAGATCCTAATAAAGAGagattattaaatgtaatttctTTAGAATTCAGCCATACCAAGCTAGAAAACTATGTACAATCACCTGCATTGGTACGGCAGGTTGATTGGGTGGATGTTGTATGGCCAAGGCATCTGAAAGAAGCACAGGTAGAATCTACAAATCTTTTGGAAGATATGATGTATCCAAAAGTACAAAAGTACTGTCTGATGTCTGTGAAAGGTTGTTATACAGACTTCCATGTTGACTTTGGTGGAACTAGCGTTTGGTACCATATCTTAAGaggtggaaaaatattttggCTTATTCCTCCAACTGAAAAAAATTTATCTCTTTATCAAGAATGGGTACTAAGCGGTAAACAGTCCGATGTCTTTTTTGGAGATATGGTAGACAGATGTGGTAGAATAAGTTTAACAGCTGGCATGACATTGTTTATCCCAACTGGTTGGATTCATGCTGTGTATACCCCTCAAGATTCTTTAGTATTTGGTGGAAATTTTTTACATAGTTTTGGTATTGAAAAACAGTTGAAAGTTGCACAAGTTGAGGAACATACGAAAGTTCCACAAAAATTCAGATacccatttttcactgaaatgtTATG GTATGTTTTGGAGAGGTACGTTCACGTACTCCTCGGCAGGAGTCACTTAGATATTACCGAATCACAACGTCAACATTCAGTTCCACAACATCATCAGCATCTGCATCTAACACCCTTCGAATTACATGGTTTAAAAGCAATAGTTATGTATTTACACTCATTACCTTCTACTAAGAAGAATGTGCCTGAGCTGATCCACGATCCCGTTGCCTTAATTCACGATGTTCGATGTTTGGTAGAGCAACATAGACACGATAATCCAGACGCGGCTGTAACAGGAAATCCTGTTTTACCACCTCCACCTCCGTTAACAATTGCCGAAAGG GAACGTCTGAGGGTAACCAAAAAAAGTTTTGCAAAGATACAAAGGCATCACTCGCAAGAAAAGTCTGAAAGAGCTTTCCCACGACGAAGGCGTACTAGGTGTAAAAAGTGTGAAGCATGTACAAGGACTGATTGTGGGGAATGCATGTATTGTCAGGATATGGTGAAATTCGGTGGAAGCGGTCGTGCGAAACAAACATGCTTAATGAGACAATGTTTGAGGCCCATGCTTCCAGTTACAGCTGCTTGTAAAGTTTGCCGATTAGACGGCTGGGGGCAACCACCTGCACCACTAATGG GGAAACCAACACCAACAGCTCCATCGAGTTTAGTAGAATGTTCAATATGTTTTGACATTGTACATCCCGAATGCATAGGATTGGATCCTCAAACTATAACCGTTAGCGATGATTTACCAAACAGCTGGGAATGTCCCGAGTGTTGTGAAAGCGGTCGAAATTTAGACTGTAGGCCACGTCAACCTAAGGCTCGTGCTCGAAAACTTTCCGTATCTAGCGCAGCTTCATCAGCACCTACAACAGATTCTGAAAGGGCAACTACACCAAGTAAACGTTCAAGACCCGATCCCAGCGAT GCATGGAATGACAGAGAACCGGCTGAGGGTGAACAGCGAACAGCTTTGCGTACACAATTAGCTGTACAATTAACTGGTTCAAGTAGTAAGTCATTGAAGAGGCCCCACGTGGTGGTTAGGCCTGTTCCACTTCTGCCTGTTCAAAGACCAGGGCCTGATTTTAATGGACAATCTTTAGCATATGACAAGACAGCATTACTTGctatttttagatttttaaatGCAAAGGACCTGGCGAATTGTGCCTTGGTTTGCCGTACATGGGCCAGATATAGTATAGATCCTAGTTTGTGGAGAAAATTGGATATGTCTCATTCTCATCTAACAGCTTTGCATTTAACTGGTATTATACGCCGCCAACCGGAAAATCTGTCTCTTGACTGGACAAATGTAACTAAAAGACAATTAGCCTGGCTGTTAAGTAGATTACCACAGCTCAGAACATTATCTGTACAAGGTTGTACGTGGGCTGGAGTCTGTGCTTTGAGAACTTGCACTTGTCCGCCGCTTATCACGTTAGACCTCGGTCATGTATCTGGACTAAATGATTCGAGTTTAAGAGAGGTCCTTAGTCCACCTACAGATTCGAGACCTGGTCTAATCGATAAAACTTCAAGATTAAAACATCTTAAAAATTTATCTTTGGCTGGATGTGATATAACTGATGTAGCTTTAAGGTATATAGTTCAACATTTACCTTATCTGGAGACGTTAGATCTCTCTTCTTGCGGCAGAGTTACTGACGCTGGTGTAGCTCAATTAGCAACTCCATCAGCGCAGGCAGTAACGAATTTATCATCACTGAATCTGGCAAATTGTAGATTACTTACAGAAACAACATTAGATCATTTGGCAAGGTGTAAAGTGCTTAAACGTTTGGATCTCAGACACACAACTCAAGTTTCCACTCAGTCTGTAATTAAGTTTGCTGCCAAAAGTATTCACAATTTGCATGTAACGGATGTTAAACTAGTGGAAGAAAAGAAGTTCAAAGTTGAAGTTACGTGA